In the Cytophagales bacterium genome, TATGAGAGGCCCCAAAATAGCGGTAGGTTTGGATAAAAAAGGCAACCTCCTGGTATTGATGATAAACGGCAGGATCCGTGAATCGGTAGGCGCTACTCATCACGATATGGCAGATATAATGCTGCGCTATGGTATTGAAAAAGCCATGGGTTTTGACCCCGGAGGCAGCGCTACATTGATCGTTGATGGTAAAACCTTAAATATCTCTCCTTACAACCATCAGTATGAAAAAGATATTTATTCGCTTCCTCCGGAGCCCAGGCCTGTGGCTAATGCGGTGATGGGGTGGATGGGATAGTACATAGTAGCAGTATGCAGTATGCAGTGGCAGTTGACAATGACTATAACTATGACAAATGACCTAATAACTAAGTAACGCAGGCAGGCATAAGGGAAAGCAAAAGTGGGTTGCAATTATGAGATGATAAAACTAACTAACTAAAACCAGTAACCAACAAACTAAAACTATTAACTAATAAACCAACAACTAAATTTATCTGGCAATAAAGATAAAATCGCTTCCCGGCTCATTATTACCAAACTCTCCGGCTCTGGGTTGTGGGTTTACTTTTTCAATATAGCTCAAAATTTCGTTGATCGTTAATATCCCGTCATTACCTCCATAGCTGCGAAGCGCTTCTAAAAATTTACGGGCAAATGGTGAATGATGACCCGGACGCCCGTCAGGAACATATTCTTTGCCGCCTGAAGTTAAATACCTTCGTGTTTTGTATTTGAGCTTGCGTTTTATGAATTCAGTCTTGGTAATATCACCGTAACCGTCTCCACCCCTGTTTGAAGCAGCGATAATCGGGTCAAAAGTACCGCCAAAACAAACATCCATCACCAGCAAAATATGTTCACACGGAATATTATTAATGATAGTGCGCAAATTGGAATGAGAAATGTAAGAGGTGTTGGTCGGGTCATTTTCGCGTGAATTTTTAGCTACTACATACCCTTCTTTAAATACATCATCAAAATGACCATGTCCGCCAAAGAAGATCAACAATACATCATTAGGTTCATAGCTTTTTTTTGCGTATTGCTTCAGCTTGGCAATTATTTGATCCATACCAGGATTTTCTACCAATTCGGTCTGAAATTCGTAGTATTTAGATAATTCATCAGCAATGGTGCGGGCATCATTAATTGGATTTGTAAGATCAGGCCATTGATCATATTTATCTATAGCAAATAATAATGTATGGCTCAGCCCTTCATTAGAAACCAACTCTGTTACAGAAGCTTTTGCTCCAAATTCCTCCCTAATAATGGCAAATATCTTTTTATTCACCTTGTCATGTACATCGGTAGCTACTACAGTAATGGTATTTTCTCCATCATCTAACTTTACATTCTTCTCAAAAGTTCTGTTTGCAGCAATTGTTACCTGCTCACCATTTACCATGATCTTTTTAATCTCATTTTTGCCTGTGATCTTTCCCGCAACCGGAATTTCATCTTTATAGGTAGTGGCTTTACCATTTTTTATTATCGGGTACGTAATGAGGATCTCAGGGGGAGCGCGGTGGACTGAAATATTTGCCCCCCATGTAGCGGGGTGCTCCGTATTAATTTTATATGAAGAGGTAACTCTTGCATTGGTTATCATAGTACTTGCCGGTATAGTTGCTTCAGTACCCTTCATCAGCAAAAATAGAAAACTAATACCTCCAGTCAATCCACAACCGCAACCTGACAGCCACCATGCTGTATTTTTCCGGTCTTGTCCTTCTGTGAAGTAGTCGCCCACTAAACCGATAATTTGGTTATCAACCGCGGTTGTACTGACCACGGTTATTTTAATTGAGCCGGGTTTACCGGTAGCTTTGGCTTTAGTTTTAATAACCGATAATTCCACACGAGTGCCGGCAGCAATTAATTGATTGCCCTCAAAATCTGCAATATCCTGGTTTATAATAGCAATAACGTTATTGCTACCCTTACTTGAAACAGTGTTTTCAATTTTTATTGGTATATAAGTACCTGACATCAAAACACTTGTTTCCTGAGCCAATGAATTTAGAAAATAAATTGGTATGGCAATCGAAGTAAAAAATATCTTTAAAAGTTTCATTAGAATTGGTATTTAAGGGAAATATTTAAATGCAAAATTAAGCAATAAAGGGTTTAAAATAGATTAAAATGTTATAAATTGTTTCATTTGATATATAATTTTGTACCTTTGTATAATTAGATAATCAAGTAAATGAAATTTAATATTTAAAATTTCTATAATGGAATCAACTTTGGATATAATTTTAATGCTTGTGGTACTGGCGGTTATGGATACGCTTAATGCAATAAGCCCCTATTTAGGATTTGCAATATTGGTAGTAACTTTGGCTTATGGAATAATTAAAATTTATAAAATGACTTTAGACATAAGAATAACAAAAAGACAGCTAAAAGAAAGTATTGGAAAGAATAAAAAAAAGTAAATAAATAAACGGTAGACAAGAAAGTAGGCAGTAGCAGTAGCAGGAGGCAGTTTTGTTACTATTCCTGCCACTGCTATCCTGCCGCTTGCCCTAAAAGGCATCGAAGAAGCTGCTGACTGGTACAACTCCAAACAAAAAGGTCTCGGTAAAAAGTTTATTACTGCCAAGATAGACAAAAGTAACAAATAACCGGCATCCACACCAATCTTAACTTATTTTCCTAATTTTACAAAAATTTTGACAGCTCCAATAGAATTCAGTTGTAATTCAGTTGTAATTCGGTTGTAAGTTACCAACAAATTACCATTGAATTACTACGCTCATAATGGATAAATCACCAAATCACCAAATCACTAAATCGCCAAATAAAAACGTGCGGGTACGTTTCGCACCAAGTCCTACAGGCCCCTTGCATATTGGAGGGCTAAGGACTGCTCTTTACAATTATCTTTTCGCAAAAAAGATGGGTGGAAAGATGATCCTTAGAATTGAGGATACAGACCAATCACGCTATGTTGAAGGCGCTGAAGAATATATCCATGAAGCATTGGAATGGTGCGGTATTAGACTGGACGAGGGACCAAAACAGGGAGGAAAATTTGCCCCTTACAGACAATCAGAACGAAAGTCAATGTACATGGAGTATGCTCAAAATCTGGTGGATAACGGGTTTGCTTACTATGCTTTTGATACACCTGAAGAATTAGAGGCCATGCGGCAGCGTCTCCATGCAGCTAAAGTCGCCTCACCCCAGTATAATACCATAACACGTAACACCATGAAAAACTCTATCACTTTGCCTGAAGATGAAGTGAAAACGCGTATTGCGAACCAGCCCTATGTAATTCGCCTGAAAGTACCCAGAAAAGAGGAAATACGTTTCAATGACCTTGTGAGAGGCTGGGTGCTGGTGCATTCTTCTGCCATTGATGATAAAGTGTTAATGAAATCAGACGGTATGCCTACATACCACCTTGCCAATGTAGTGGATGACCATCTCATGAAGATCACCCACGTGATCAGGGGAGAAGAATGGCTCCCTTCAACGCCCCTGCACGTTTTATTGTACAAATATTTAGGCTGGGAAAACACCATGCCGGAATTTGTCCATTTACCTCTTCTATTGAGGCCAGACGGGAATGGCAAGCTTAGCAAACGGGATGCGGAAAAATATGGATTTCCTATTTATCCAATAGAATGGAAATCTCCAAAAAATTCCAAACCCGAGAAAGGTTTTAGAGAAAGTGGTTACCTACCGGAAGCAGTAATTAATTTTCTAGCCTTTCTTGGCTGGAATCCAGGTACACAGCAAGAACTGTTCACTTTAAAGGAATTAATAAAGGCTTTTTCCATTGAACGAATTGGAAAATCCGGAGCTAAATTTGACATAGAAAAAGCCAAGTGGTACAACCAGCAATATTTACGTTCAAATCCTGATAAGGAGCTTGCGCAATATCTCTTAGAGGCAATAAATTCGCAAAGCCCCGCCAAAGGCGGGGCTAAACCCATTGAGTGTACCCCAACAAAAGCAGCAACAATTGTCAGTATTATGAAAGAAAGAGTTACCTTCCCGAATGATTTCTGGAAAGAAGCGGAATATTTTTTTATTGCGCCATCTTCTTATGATCAACAGATAGCAAATAAAAAATGGCCATCAAAAATTGTAGATGTAATTGCAGATTATAAAGAAGCATTGGCTTCTATTGACAACTTTAATGCTGAAACCGCAAAGCGTACCTTAACAGAAATTATAGAAAAACATAAATCCAAAACTTGTTCCGACCCCGAGTATTCGGGGGAGGAATCTAATCCCAAATCCCAAATTAAAATGGGTTTGGTTATGCAGGCACTGAGATTTGTGATCACTGGCAAAGATGCCGGGCCTGACCTTATGTCTATAATTCAGGTGATTGGCAATAAAGAAACGATCAGCAGGATTGATTATGCACTTAAAGTAAGGGAATGAGGGAATGAGGGAATAAGGGAATAAGGGAATAAGGGAATAAGGAAATAAGGGAATATGGAAATGCAGTTGGCAGTTGGCAGTTGGCAAGGACAATATGACAATAGACAATGACAATGACTATGACAAGGGGTGGTTATCATCGGATGACTCTCCAGGTTGTGCGTTTGGGTCATCCGATGAATTTGCTGGCAATAAGGCAATAAGAAAAAAAGGAAATAGGGAAATACGAACTAATTCGTAGGAACCAGGGAAATAAGGGATGCGTTAATTTGATAATTTGTTAATAAATTTTTCTTATTAAACGATTTTAATTAACTTTGCGTCTATAAACGAATAAACACATCATGGCTAAAAAAGGAAACAGAGTCCAGGTAATTTTAGAGTGCACTGAGCATAAGAAGAGTGGCTTACCCGGCACTTCGAGGTATATTACTACTAAAAACAAAGCTAATACTACCGAAAGACTGGAATTAAAAAAATATAATCCTGTTTTAAAAAAATATACGATTCATAAAGAAATTAAGTAGCTAATACTATGGCAGAAAAGGAACAAAAAGCAGGTACAGAATCCTCCGGACAAGATAAACCCGCTGAGGAAACCGACCAAAACCAGCAAGATCAGGGTCAACAACAAAAGGAGCAAGAAGAGGGTAAGCAACACATCCCTACCCCCTCTTCCTCCGAAGGTGGATCTGAACCTGACATACAGGAGGAACGTAAAGAGGGAGATAGTAATACTGAAAATAAAGAGAAGCAACCAACAGAATCCGACCAGCCGGAGCAAGCTAAACAAGCAGAGAAAAAGCAGGAGCCAGCTCAGGAAAAAGGCAAGCAAAAACAAGAAGGTGAAGAGCAACCAAAAGAAGAGATCGTTAAAGCTAAAGGCAAAGGTATAAAGGTTAAAACTGTTAGCAGAGCCATGGCAAAGGTTATCAAGACTATTCGGTCACCTAAAACAGGTGCTTATACTTTTAAAGAAGAGATAATTCCTGCAGATGAAGTAAAGAATTATTTAGCTGTTAAGTCTCCGGAATAATCTTCCGATAAAAAACTACCACAAAGACACTAAATTTTTTATCCCGACTTGTCGGGATAAAAAAAGCCCTTCGGGGAAATCTACTGTGAACTTACTAACATTACGTGCGAAGTCTTGGAAAAAATTTAGTTATTGGTTTATTAGTTAATAGTTTTAGTTAGTTGGTTACTGGTTTTGGTTAGTTAGTTTTTTATAATTGCAACCCACCACTAATCAGGTTTTGAACCAGGATATTATTGTTTGCAAAATCAAAAACTAAAAAACCATAAAACCAAAACTAATAACCACCCAACCATAACAAACAAACCAATAAACTAAGAACTAAAATCACTTAAATTTCAAAAAAAATCATCAAAAAGTCGTTAACATGTTATCAAAGTATGCTTTTTAAGAGCCTATGTGTCGAAGCAGCATACTTCGCCAAAGTAGCCTTTGGCTACGTAGGCTGAACTTCGGTGCGCAGGCACAAAATATTTTAGACGCGAATTGTACGAATTTCACTAATTATATTTAGTTATTATTTTTTTCGCGAAATTAGCGAAATTAGCGTCAAAATTTTCTTAGTGTTTCTTGGTGACTTTGTGTCTTTGTGGCAGTTTTTTGTTTTAGCATGAAATTCCTACGTTTTTTTTCCAAACAAAAAAAAGAGTCTTTAGATAAAAGCCTCAAAAAAACAAAACAAAGTATTTTCTCAAAGCTCAGTAAAGCGGTATTAGGAAAATCAAAGGTTGATGATGAGGTACTGGATAATTTAGAAGAAATTTTGATCACTTCGGATGTTGGGGTAGAAACTACCTTAAAAATAATAAAAAAGATTGAAAACAAAATTGCAAGAAATAAATACCTTGACACAGACGAGTTAAACAATATTATCAGGGAAGAGGTGGCTGCTTTATTAGCGGAGAATAAGGATTTAGAAGATTTTTCAATCCCAAAATTGAATACGCCTTATGTAATTATGGTTGTTGGCGTTAACGGTACTGGAAAAACTACCACCATTGGAAAGTTAGCTGCGCAGTTTCATAAAAAAGGAAAAAAAGTGATCATTGGCGCTGCAGATACATTCAGAGCAGCCGCAGTTGATCAAATAAAGCTATGGGGTGAAAGGGCAGGAGTGCCCGTAATCTCACGTGATATGAATACAAATCCTGCCTCTGTTGGCTTTGATGCGGTAAAGGAAGGAGTGGAAACCGGTGCAGATCTTGTCATTATTGACACTGCGGGACGTTTACATACTAAAGCTAATTTAATGGATGAATTGTCAAAGATGAAAAGAGTTATACAAAAATTTATTCCTGAAGCCCCTCACGAAGTGTTATTGGTATTGGATGGAAGTACAGGTCAAAATGCTTTAATTCAGGCACAGGAATTCACCAAAGTCACAGAAGTCACAGCGCTGGCAATTACTAAATTAGATGGTACAGCAAAGGGAGGGGTAGTAATTGGCATTTCAGACCAGTTGAAAATACCGGTAAAATATATTGGTATAGGAGAGCAATTAGATGATCTACAGGTTTTTAATAAATATGAGTTTGTAGATTCTCTTTTTAAGGGGGGTACGAACTAATTCCTACGAATTACGAATTCACGAATTACAAATTCGTAATTCGTGAATTCGTAATTCGCAGGAATAAAGATATGCACATTACTAAAATAGATTATAAGGATACCGGCTATTTCCCTCAAATTTTTATTGACTATATCAAAGGAAACAAAAAACTGGCTCCTTTTTACGATAATAAACCCAATATCAATGGCTTTAAAGATCAGATAAAGGTCAAAAATTTTCCTGCCGAAAACAGGCAACTCCTTTTTGAAGTTTTAAATGAACAATATGCTACCATCAGTAAGCCTCAAATTGTAACAAAAAACTTAAAAGCGCTTCTAAATCCAAACACATTCACTGTAACTACAGGCCACCAACTAAATATTTGTTGCGGCCCTTTATATTTTATTTATAAGCTGATCACGGTAATAAACATTACACAAATCCTCAACGAAGTATATCCCGATCATCATTTTGTGCCAATATACTGGATGGCTTCTGAAGACCACGATTTTGAAGAAATAAATCATTTCCATCTTTTTGGTGAAACATATCGCTGGACCTCTGACCAAAAAGGAGCAACTGGCAGATTCAAAACCAATTCGCTGAGCAAAGTTATAAATCAAATTCCGGAAAAATTACCGCTTTTTGAAAGCGCTTACAAAGACGAAGTAACTTTGTCAGCAGCTACAAGGTATTTTGTCAACGAGCTTTTTGGAGAATATGGATTGATTATCATTGATGGTGATGACAAGCGGCTTAAATCGCAATTGAAGGATGTCATTATTGATGAACTACAAAATAATAGCACTGAAAAACTTATTATTGAAACATCTAACAAGTTAAGCAGCGCTGGTTATAAGCACCAGGTGAATCCCCGCGAGATCAATTTTTTTTATTTGGATGATAATTTGAGGGAAAGGATCGTTTCTGTAGCGCAACATTCAAGCCGCAATAAAGATGATTATAAAGTATTAAATACAAATATTTCATTTACAAAAGACCAAATTTTACAATTGCTTAACGACAGTCCTGAAAAATTCAGCCCAAATGTTGTAACGAGGCCCTTGTACCAGGAATTAATATTACCAAACCTGGCTTATGTGGGAGGACCTGCTGAAATAGCCTATTGGCTGCAGCTAAAGTCAACGTTTAAATATCACCATATTCCCTTCCCTATCCTGATTCCAAGAAATTCGGCTCTATGGATCAATAAACATTTTACAAAAAAAATCAATAAATTAAACATCCGGGTAAAAGATCTGTTCTTAGATATTTCAGCTATAAAAGATCAATTTATGGCTAACAATTCAACCTCAGGCCTGCATCCTGATAAGGCAGTCGGTACCGGTGCAGGTGATGAATTAAAACCGTCCCGGGAACAAGAAAGGATTATTGCTGTATTGGAGGATATGAAAGCAAAAGCTAAAAATGTTGACAGTTCATTAGAAGGATTTGTAGGAGCTGAAATGCAGAAAATACTAAAGATCACTGAAAATATTGAGAAAAAAATTAAAAAGGCAGAAGAAAATAAATACCAGACTCAATTAAACCAGATAGAAAACATAAAAAGTAAACTTTACCCTGAAGGGGTTTTACAGGAAAGAAAAGATAATTTTTTAAACTTCTATATCAACAATCCTGATTTTTTAAAAATATTGGCCCGCCATTTTGATCCTTTTGATTTTCGGTTTATGATTTTTTGTAGTACGGATTGTTAATCCGTACACACCGCTAGTACTTAGTTGCATAAGTAATAGTAATTATGACACTCAATTATACTTCTCAATTGTTTGCTTTCATTCGGCTGTAATTCAGTTGTTAATTCAGTTGTTAATTCAGTTGTAATTCAGTCGTAATTCAGTTGTAATTCAGTTGTAATTCAGTTGTAATTCAGTTGTCAATAGTTTTTTACTTTTTTTTACTTTTTACTTTTTACTTTCTACTTTTTACTTGATCAATTGTATTACCATTGTATTACCATCAAATTACTATTGAATTACTACTAACTTGGTAAGTTGATTCTAAAAAAGAGTCCCGACTTGTAAAGACGTTGCATGCAACGTCTCTACAAGTCGGGACTCTTTGATTTTTTAAGGCAATTTGGTATTACCTGTTAAGAAAAATTCTTCTTATTATTACCTTGTCAGCGCTATGGATCTTAACAATATAAGTACCATTTGCCAGAGCTGATAAGTCAATAGTATAATTAGCATTCAACTGACTTCTGATACCATTAACTTTCGCAACTGACTCACCCAATAAATTGTAAACCATGATATTGGTTGCTTTTATGTTGACTAACTCAACATTCAAGGTTCCGTTTGTTGGGTTTGGATAAACTTCGACAGACCCAAGAGCCAGCTCTCCTGGAGAAATACCTGTTGCTGCTAATGTCACACTATCACAGAACGTATTCATGTTTCCACAGATATTCGTAACGGTTAAACAAACATAATATGTACTATCCGTTGAATAGGTATATGCTGCTGGATTTTGAACACTATCTGTGCCTGCTCCATCCCCAAAATCCCAAGCCCAACTCACTGCTCCTGATGACGTATTTGTAAAAGTCGCAGTCAGGATATTAGTTGTGAATGAAAAACCAGCAGTAGGAACAGAACAAATGACTGCCACACTACCACATAACGTATCCATGTTTCCACAGCTATTCGTAACGATTAAACAAACATAATATGTACTATCCGTTGAATAGGTATATGTTGTGTCTTTAGCAGTGGATGTGCCTGCTCCATCCCCAAAATCCCAAGCCCAACTCACTGCTCCTGATGACGTATCTGTAAAAGTCGCAGCCAGGTCAGAAGTTGTGAATGAAAAACCAGCAGCAGGAACAGAACAAATGACCGTCACACTACTATCACAAATAGTGTTTGTACCACAGCTATCCATAATGGTTAAACATACAATATAAGTGCTGTCCGCTACATAGGTATGCATTGGATTCTGAGTACTATCTACAGGACTGGCATCTCCAAAATCCCAAGCCCAGCTTAAGTTACCACCTGTTGTAGATGAGCCATCGGTAAAAGAAACATTCCAATCAGAAGTGATGAATGTAAAATCTGCAAAACAATTTTCAACTGTAACTAATTCCAGGGCAGTACATCCAATAGAATCCACAACAGTAACAGAATAAGTTCCTCCTGCAAGACTATCAATTATTAATGTTGTGTCTCCTGGATTCCCTGTATTCCACGTTATAGTATAGGGTGGAGTACCCCCACCACTTAAAACTACCGTAGCTGTACCATTCCCTCCTGGTGTTGTTGAAAATGGTGATGATGTAGTAGTCAGTGTAGGAGCGCCAGGATCGTTAATAATCACAATTGTTGAAAGGGTAGCTAAAACATCTTTTACAAAAACGTAATAAATGCCTGACGCCAGGCTACCGAAAAAGGAGGTATCCTGATAAGTAACTCCACTATCTATACTATATTGATAAGGGATATTATAATATGCAAAATCAGCATGAACAACCCCACTTCCTCCGCTGACACCAATGTTTATGCTTCCATCAGCATTTCCACAAGTTCCACTATTGATCACAAGAGTGTCAAGCGTTAAAACAAAAGCGCCAGAATCCCATGCAGGTAAGGAATCTGTACTAAATGAATAGTACGTCATGAAGTTAATAGCAACTGGATCACCATCCAGAGTTGGAAGTGAAACACCAGGATCTGAGTCTACCTGCCAAACAATATGAACCCGCTTGTCTGTCCCTATCATTTTATTGGTCATAGGGTAAACATCTTCCTCAAATCCTGTGCCGCTGGTGCCGTCATCAGCATTGCCTAATAATGGATGACCTGCTATGTTAATTGGCTTGCTCCAGGCATTACCGCCATCTTGCGAATAAACCAAATACAGGTCTCTGAATGTTTGACCCGTATTATCCCCGGTATTTGAGGTCCACTCAACCATACCTGCATATACAATGTATGGATTGCCGGTTTGATCAACAGAGATCTGCGACATAGACGTAACCCCCAGGAAATAGGTAGGAAAATCATTGCCTATTCCGCTGTATGGGTCACCATCGGGCGGGCAAGGCAAAGGCGAACAGGTCCAATCTGGTAAGTCAACCAACCCGGCTACAATAAGAGGAGCGCTCATGTTTTCATTCCAGTAATAGAGCCCATCGTCTAAGAGTGAAAAAAATCCTGCATAAATTCCAAAAGTATCAACAGCAATTGCGAGTTGCCCAACGGATGCATGAACCAAACCATTGTTATCAACGGTAACTGCGTGTGCATCATCAAAAGTCCACACAATCCATTCGCCAGGCCCATTGAATAGTTTACCGGTGGTATCTAAAGGAGCAATTTCAGTTCGGGTCCAAGTACCGCTATCTCCGTTAGCAGTAGATTTCCACATTAACCAGTCTTCTCCAAAACCACCTGCTGTGAAAGCAACCGTACCATTCCTGGCGTCAATAGCATAAGAATCAGCGCCCACTCCAGCAATTACGGTTGTATCGTCCATACCCGGAACAAGCAAATTCGTAATATCCCACGTCATTCCACCGTCAGAAGACCGGTAGTAAACTGCAGGACTCCCTACTCCACCTGGAGTCATCATACCCTGACTTGAACATATTATATGAATATAATTCCCATCCGCAACAGCCCTTGGCCACACATCACCGCCATAAGGATAAGTGAAAGGCAAAAGAGTTGTTGGTCCCCAAACACCCGAACCTTGTGTGGGACGCCTCGTTATTTTTTGAGGAGTATGATTAATTACGATCTCATCCATAGAATCTGACCAAACAATGTTAGGCCATCCAACATATTCTGAAGCACAGCCATGAGGAATCCCGCACTCGCCATTAATACCATACGTCCATGAAGTTCCATCAAAATAGTTATAGCCAATTCCCCTGTCAGCGGCGTCTGGTTGAGGGGATACACCTGAATGGTTTTGGATCCATACGGTAGCCATGGTACCGTCAGGATTTCTCACGAGTCCGTTACGTACTGCGGAGTTTGTCTGGAGGTCATAATAAGTATAGCCGACTTGAACACCCCAAGCGGCTTGTCCTCTTGAAATGCTTGTAATTGCTATAATAGCAATTCCGAATAATAATAATTTTTTAAGTTTCATAACTTAGTTGGTTTTAGTGAGCGTTTGAACTAATAATTTCTTTTAAGGGCACAAAGTAAAACATTTTAAATTTATAATGCAAGAAAAAAGTTATTTTTTTTTAAAAAAAGTTTTAATTAGCAGCGTATTTCTAATTTTTTGAAGCTAATGATTTTTTTCTACAAACATATCAATATATAAATTATCTTTTTGTCGTCATCCCGACACTTATACCTTTGCCTCTTCCAAATGACAATGCGCAATATCCAGTCAACAGTCGGCAGTCAACAGTCGGCAGTCCACAGTCGGCAGTCCACAGTCGCCAATGTTGCTGACTGCCGACTGCCGATTGCCGACTGTTTAAATCTTCAATTCAATATCCCACACATAAAAAACTATCATTCAGCAGTGATTCTTTATTATATTCCAGCGATTTATGTCCTTGCAAGACTCTTCCACCGGAACTATGCACAAGAGCTTGTCCGGCTGCTGTATCCCATTCCATTGTAGGCCCATGTCTGTAATATATATCAGCTTTTCCTTCTGCGATCATGCAAAATTTTATTGAGCTTCCTACAGATATAGTATCTTTTATAGAAAACATTTTTAAGAACTCTTTTCCTTCGGTAGTGGTATGAGACCTGCTTATAACTGCGATAAGATCATCTTTTTTCCCGGAGACAAAAATTGGCTGTTCTGGTTCCCCGCCTTTACGCTTAACAGCGCCCTCACCGATTTGCCCATAATAAATAGTATCAAAAGCCGGTACATAGATTACTCCTAGAACCGATATATTTTTGTGTATCAAAGCAATATTTACGGTAAATTCTCCATTTCGCTTGATAAATTCTTTGGTGCCGTCTAATGGGTCAACCAACCAATAATATTCCCACTTTTTTCGTTTGTTATAAGGGATATCTTTCCCTTCCTCAGATAATATTGGAATTTCCTTAGAGATCAGACGCAATTCTTTGGATATAATTTTATGAGATTCCCTGTCTGCAAAGGTCAGTGGTGAATTATCCGCTTTAAAATCAACTACAGACGAAAAACTTTTAGAATTATATATCTCATTTATTCTGGAACCTGCCTTTTTAGCTATGTTACCTATTTCCTGAATGTCTATAATGTTAATCATCTTTTTAAACACAGATTTGAATTACTAATTAATGTTGCAAAACTAAATTGTTGCTACACTACGTTTCTTGTACACCCCATTTTACTCGTATCCATATCCTTTCATAAATATAATAAATTATTATTTTGATCAAAAACTCAGCAGCGCCTATTTCAGCAGCTATTAAAAATTCACCGGTAATTATATAAGCTATGGCTGTTGTGGTTAGAGTAGCTATTCCCCTCCAGATAAATCCTTTTGTAATAGATCTGATATGTGTTTGTTTCATTAGAATAATTCGTAAAGCGCATAGCCCTGGGTACTCGGGGGTGAATGCTATGTACTTTGTGCTTTTTTTTTGCCGGCAAATTTATACAAATTTTAGAGATTCATCTTGTTAGATAATATTTATTTTCTAAAAT is a window encoding:
- the ftsY gene encoding signal recognition particle-docking protein FtsY translates to MKFLRFFSKQKKESLDKSLKKTKQSIFSKLSKAVLGKSKVDDEVLDNLEEILITSDVGVETTLKIIKKIENKIARNKYLDTDELNNIIREEVAALLAENKDLEDFSIPKLNTPYVIMVVGVNGTGKTTTIGKLAAQFHKKGKKVIIGAADTFRAAAVDQIKLWGERAGVPVISRDMNTNPASVGFDAVKEGVETGADLVIIDTAGRLHTKANLMDELSKMKRVIQKFIPEAPHEVLLVLDGSTGQNALIQAQEFTKVTEVTALAITKLDGTAKGGVVIGISDQLKIPVKYIGIGEQLDDLQVFNKYEFVDSLFKGGTN
- a CDS encoding caspase family protein; this encodes MKLLKIFFTSIAIPIYFLNSLAQETSVLMSGTYIPIKIENTVSSKGSNNVIAIINQDIADFEGNQLIAAGTRVELSVIKTKAKATGKPGSIKITVVSTTAVDNQIIGLVGDYFTEGQDRKNTAWWLSGCGCGLTGGISFLFLLMKGTEATIPASTMITNARVTSSYKINTEHPATWGANISVHRAPPEILITYPIIKNGKATTYKDEIPVAGKITGKNEIKKIMVNGEQVTIAANRTFEKNVKLDDGENTITVVATDVHDKVNKKIFAIIREEFGAKASVTELVSNEGLSHTLLFAIDKYDQWPDLTNPINDARTIADELSKYYEFQTELVENPGMDQIIAKLKQYAKKSYEPNDVLLIFFGGHGHFDDVFKEGYVVAKNSRENDPTNTSYISHSNLRTIINNIPCEHILLVMDVCFGGTFDPIIAASNRGGDGYGDITKTEFIKRKLKYKTRRYLTSGGKEYVPDGRPGHHSPFARKFLEALRSYGGNDGILTINEILSYIEKVNPQPRAGEFGNNEPGSDFIFIAR
- a CDS encoding DUF4295 domain-containing protein, yielding MAKVIKTIRSPKTGAYTFKEEIIPADEVKNYLAVKSPE
- the rpmG gene encoding 50S ribosomal protein L33, producing the protein MAKKGNRVQVILECTEHKKSGLPGTSRYITTKNKANTTERLELKKYNPVLKKYTIHKEIK
- a CDS encoding phosphodiester glycosidase family protein; translation: GIGETERKKTKQFTDSPIHPFTDSVRGRCPVDIEPALRDGGGDLGGAWDLGAVAHAVEAGPMLINNGIKCIDMKTEGWKTQNSINTQAARLDFTDMRGPKIAVGLDKKGNLLVLMINGRIRESVGATHHDMADIMLRYGIEKAMGFDPGGSATLIVDGKTLNISPYNHQYEKDIYSLPPEPRPVANAVMGWMG
- a CDS encoding glutamate--tRNA ligase → MDKSPNHQITKSPNKNVRVRFAPSPTGPLHIGGLRTALYNYLFAKKMGGKMILRIEDTDQSRYVEGAEEYIHEALEWCGIRLDEGPKQGGKFAPYRQSERKSMYMEYAQNLVDNGFAYYAFDTPEELEAMRQRLHAAKVASPQYNTITRNTMKNSITLPEDEVKTRIANQPYVIRLKVPRKEEIRFNDLVRGWVLVHSSAIDDKVLMKSDGMPTYHLANVVDDHLMKITHVIRGEEWLPSTPLHVLLYKYLGWENTMPEFVHLPLLLRPDGNGKLSKRDAEKYGFPIYPIEWKSPKNSKPEKGFRESGYLPEAVINFLAFLGWNPGTQQELFTLKELIKAFSIERIGKSGAKFDIEKAKWYNQQYLRSNPDKELAQYLLEAINSQSPAKGGAKPIECTPTKAATIVSIMKERVTFPNDFWKEAEYFFIAPSSYDQQIANKKWPSKIVDVIADYKEALASIDNFNAETAKRTLTEIIEKHKSKTCSDPEYSGEESNPKSQIKMGLVMQALRFVITGKDAGPDLMSIIQVIGNKETISRIDYALKVRE